A genome region from Sardina pilchardus chromosome 22, fSarPil1.1, whole genome shotgun sequence includes the following:
- the nfe2l1b gene encoding endoplasmic reticulum membrane sensor NFE2L1b isoform X3 — protein MLYLKKYFTEGLIQFTILLSLIGVRVDVDTYLNNQLPPLREIILGPSSAYTQTQFHNLRNTLDGYGIHPKSVDLDHFFATRRLLNQVRSLDHLRVPTTEVSAWLVHRDPETVVSAAGQSSPSITLDNGGGLEDVNNPEASTMRGGSGASESTYSHGGEDSLGAVAPEDSQEQPSERENNNDDLTKEDIDLIDILWRQDIDLGAGREVFNYSSRLKESEAEKHNEDEKDGDDGGSSEEHPETWRNGLNLGEDQPLTPVDGETGESIPDQFQSPAGTSELSDSSEEAPSTSQGLALLPVLPQAEPQLDLEQQWQDIMAIMELQVSPYQDMEVNSTAEGSYTSSQASSSSSGSSSGDRSGPLVGLDPARSNLINQDVSLHQASLPSCSQDFPTLFSPELDPAAALRPPSALLRLSSSNSSNVNSSFGATNLTGLFAPPPLNSTTNLTADPFSSLLEESMLDEISLLDLAMVEGFSQAQASQLEDELDSDSGLSLDSSHSPASPSNSETSCSSAASSSSTSATFSEEGAVGYSTDSEEAAGAEMEEGAVGGYQPEYSKLCRMSYQDPSQFGSLPQLDNVNHNHTYNLPLGSPSSYPDHHSPPPGSGGKKTGRDSKSLGNGHHHHHSKLQPPREFLDKHASRDERRARSMKIPFSNEKIINLPVEEFNELLAKHHLSEAQLALIRDIRRRGKNKMAAQNCRKRKLDTILNLEHGVQDLRRDKARLLKEKMEFLRSIRQMKQKVQSLYQEVFSQLRDEHGRPYPASEYALQYGPDGSVLVVPRSSLAAAEQSRSKPDKKQKDKKK, from the exons ATGCTTTACCTGAAAAAGTACTTCACAGAGGGCCTGATTCAGTTCACCATCCTACTGAGTCTCATTGGGGTGCGGGTGGACGTGGACACCTACCTGAACAATCAGCTGCCCCCACTGCGCGAGATCATCCTGGGCCCCAGCTCGGCCTACACCCAGACGCAGTTCCACAACCTCCGCAACACACTGGACGGCTATGGCATCCATCCCAAGAGTGTGGACCTGGATCACTTCTTCGCCACGCGCCGGCTGCTGAACCAGGTGCGCTCCCTGGATCACCTGCGCGTGCCCACCACCGAGGTCAGCGCCTGGCTGGTGCACCGCGACCCGGAGACGGTGGTGTCCGCTGCCGGCCAGTCGAGCCCCAGCATTACCCTGGACAATGGCGGCGGTCTGGAGGATGTGAACAACCCCGAGGCCTCCACCATGAGGGGGGGCAGCGGAGCGTCGGAGTCCACCTACAGCCACGGCGGAGAGGACAGCCTGGGAGCGGTGGCCCCCGAGGACAGCCAGGAGCAGCCGAGCGAGCGGGAGAACAACAACGATGACCTCACCAAGGAG GACATTGACCTGATCGACATCCTGTGGAGGCAAGACATTGACCTTGGCGCGGGGCGGGAGGTGTTCAACTACAGCAGCCGGCTGAAGGAGAGCGAGGCGGAGAAGCACAACGAGGACGAGAAGGACGGCGACGACGGCGGCAGCAGCGAGGAGCACCCCGAGACCTGGAGGAACGGCCTCAACCTGGGCGAGGACCAGCCGCTGACTCCAGTGGATGGCGAGACCGGCGAGAGCATACCTGACCAG TTCCAAAGCCCAGCTGGCACTTCCGAGCTGAGTGACTCGAGCGAGGAGGCCCCGTCCACCTCACAGGGCCTGGCCTTGCTGCCCGTCCTGCCTCAGGCCGAGCCGCAACTGGACTTGGAGCAGCAGTGGCAGGACATCATGGCCATCATGGAACTGCAGGTCAGTCCATATCAG GACATGGAAGTGAACAGCACGGCCGAGGGCTCGTACACCAGCAGCCAGGCTTCATctagcagcagtggcagcagtagTGGCGACCGATCGGGCCCCCTGGTCGGCTTGGACCCGGCGCGCTCCAACCTCATCAACCAGGACGTCAGCCTCCACCAGGCGTCCCTCCCCAGCTGCAGCCAGGACTTCCCCACGCTCTTCAGCCCGGAGCTGGACCCCGCCGCGGCGCTGCGCCCTCCGTCCGCGCTGCTCCGCCTGTCCTCCAGCAACTCGTCCAACGTCAACTCCAGCTTCGGCGCCACCAACCTGACGGGCCTGTTCGCGCCGCCGCCGCTCAACAGCACCACCAACCTCACGGCCGACCCGTTCAGCAGCCTGCTGGAGGAGTCCATGCTGGACGAGATCAGCCTGCTGGACCTGGCCATGGTGGAGGGCTTCAGCCAGGCGCAGGCGTCGCAGCTGGAGGACGAGCTGGACTCCGACTCGGGCCTGTCGCTGGACTCCAGCCACAGCCCGGCGTCGCCCAGCAACTCGGAGACCTCGTGCTCGTCGGCCGCCTCGTCCTCGTCCACGTCGGCGACGTTCTCCGAGGAGGGCGCGGTGGGCTACAGCACCGACTCGGAGGAGGCCGCCGGCGCCGAGATGGAGGAGGGCGCGGTGGGCGGCTACCAGCCCGAGTACAGCAAGCTGTGCCGCATGAGCTACCAGGACCCGTCGCAGTTCGGCAGCCTGCCCCAGCTGGACAACGTCAACCACAACCACACGTACAACCTGCCGCTGGGCTCGCCCTCGTCCTACCCCGACCACCACTCGCCGCCGCCCGGCTCGGGCGGCAAGAAGACGGGCCGCGACAGCAAGTCGCTCGGCaacggccaccaccaccaccactccaagCTCCAGCCGCCGCGCGAGTTCCTCGACAAGCACGCCAGCCGCGACGAGCGGCGCGCCCGCTCCATGAAGATCCCCTTCTCCAACGAGAAGATCATCAACCTGCCGGTGGAGGAGTTCAACGAGCTGCTGGCCAAGCACCACCTCAGCGAGGCGCAGCTGGCGCTCATCCGCGACATCCGCCGGCGCGGCAAGAACAAGATGGCGGCGCAGAACTGCCGCAAGCGCAAGCTGGACACCATCCTCAACCTGGAGCACGGCGTGCAGGACCTGCGGCGCGACAAGGCGCGGCTGCTGAAGGAGAAGATGGAGTTCCTGCGCTCCATCCGGCAGATGAAGCAGAAGGTGCAGAGCCTCTACCAGGAGGTGTTCTCCCAGCTGCGGGACGAGCACGGGCGGCCGTACCCGGCCAGCGAGTACGCGCTGCAGTACGGCCCCGACGGGAGCGTGCTGGTCGTGCCGCGCAGCAGCCTGGCCGCCGCCGAGCAGAGCCGCAGCAAGCCGGACAAGAAGCAGAAGGACAAGAAGAAGTGA
- the nfe2l1b gene encoding endoplasmic reticulum membrane sensor NFE2L1b isoform X4 codes for MLYLKKYFTEGLIQFTILLSLIGVRVDVDTYLNNQLPPLREIILGPSSAYTQTQFHNLRNTLDGYGIHPKSVDLDHFFATRRLLNQVRSLDHLRVPTTEVSAWLVHRDPETVVSAAGQSSPSITLDNGGGLEDVNNPEASTMRGGSGASESTYSHGGEDSLGAVAPEDSQEQPSERENNNDDLTKEDIDLIDILWRQDIDLGAGREVFNYSSRLKESEAEKHNEDEKDGDDGGSSEEHPETWRNGLNLGEDQPLTPVDGETGESIPDQDMEVNSTAEGSYTSSQASSSSSGSSSGDRSGPLVGLDPARSNLINQDVSLHQASLPSCSQDFPTLFSPELDPAAALRPPSALLRLSSSNSSNVNSSFGATNLTGLFAPPPLNSTTNLTADPFSSLLEESMLDEISLLDLAMVEGFSQAQASQLEDELDSDSGLSLDSSHSPASPSNSETSCSSAASSSSTSATFSEEGAVGYSTDSEEAAGAEMEEGAVGGYQPEYSKLCRMSYQDPSQFGSLPQLDNVNHNHTYNLPLGSPSSYPDHHSPPPGSGGKKTGRDSKSLGNGHHHHHSKLQPPREFLDKHASRDERRARSMKIPFSNEKIINLPVEEFNELLAKHHLSEAQLALIRDIRRRGKNKMAAQNCRKRKLDTILNLEHGVQDLRRDKARLLKEKMEFLRSIRQMKQKVQSLYQEVFSQLRDEHGRPYPASEYALQYGPDGSVLVVPRSSLAAAEQSRSKPDKKQKDKKK; via the exons ATGCTTTACCTGAAAAAGTACTTCACAGAGGGCCTGATTCAGTTCACCATCCTACTGAGTCTCATTGGGGTGCGGGTGGACGTGGACACCTACCTGAACAATCAGCTGCCCCCACTGCGCGAGATCATCCTGGGCCCCAGCTCGGCCTACACCCAGACGCAGTTCCACAACCTCCGCAACACACTGGACGGCTATGGCATCCATCCCAAGAGTGTGGACCTGGATCACTTCTTCGCCACGCGCCGGCTGCTGAACCAGGTGCGCTCCCTGGATCACCTGCGCGTGCCCACCACCGAGGTCAGCGCCTGGCTGGTGCACCGCGACCCGGAGACGGTGGTGTCCGCTGCCGGCCAGTCGAGCCCCAGCATTACCCTGGACAATGGCGGCGGTCTGGAGGATGTGAACAACCCCGAGGCCTCCACCATGAGGGGGGGCAGCGGAGCGTCGGAGTCCACCTACAGCCACGGCGGAGAGGACAGCCTGGGAGCGGTGGCCCCCGAGGACAGCCAGGAGCAGCCGAGCGAGCGGGAGAACAACAACGATGACCTCACCAAGGAG GACATTGACCTGATCGACATCCTGTGGAGGCAAGACATTGACCTTGGCGCGGGGCGGGAGGTGTTCAACTACAGCAGCCGGCTGAAGGAGAGCGAGGCGGAGAAGCACAACGAGGACGAGAAGGACGGCGACGACGGCGGCAGCAGCGAGGAGCACCCCGAGACCTGGAGGAACGGCCTCAACCTGGGCGAGGACCAGCCGCTGACTCCAGTGGATGGCGAGACCGGCGAGAGCATACCTGACCAG GACATGGAAGTGAACAGCACGGCCGAGGGCTCGTACACCAGCAGCCAGGCTTCATctagcagcagtggcagcagtagTGGCGACCGATCGGGCCCCCTGGTCGGCTTGGACCCGGCGCGCTCCAACCTCATCAACCAGGACGTCAGCCTCCACCAGGCGTCCCTCCCCAGCTGCAGCCAGGACTTCCCCACGCTCTTCAGCCCGGAGCTGGACCCCGCCGCGGCGCTGCGCCCTCCGTCCGCGCTGCTCCGCCTGTCCTCCAGCAACTCGTCCAACGTCAACTCCAGCTTCGGCGCCACCAACCTGACGGGCCTGTTCGCGCCGCCGCCGCTCAACAGCACCACCAACCTCACGGCCGACCCGTTCAGCAGCCTGCTGGAGGAGTCCATGCTGGACGAGATCAGCCTGCTGGACCTGGCCATGGTGGAGGGCTTCAGCCAGGCGCAGGCGTCGCAGCTGGAGGACGAGCTGGACTCCGACTCGGGCCTGTCGCTGGACTCCAGCCACAGCCCGGCGTCGCCCAGCAACTCGGAGACCTCGTGCTCGTCGGCCGCCTCGTCCTCGTCCACGTCGGCGACGTTCTCCGAGGAGGGCGCGGTGGGCTACAGCACCGACTCGGAGGAGGCCGCCGGCGCCGAGATGGAGGAGGGCGCGGTGGGCGGCTACCAGCCCGAGTACAGCAAGCTGTGCCGCATGAGCTACCAGGACCCGTCGCAGTTCGGCAGCCTGCCCCAGCTGGACAACGTCAACCACAACCACACGTACAACCTGCCGCTGGGCTCGCCCTCGTCCTACCCCGACCACCACTCGCCGCCGCCCGGCTCGGGCGGCAAGAAGACGGGCCGCGACAGCAAGTCGCTCGGCaacggccaccaccaccaccactccaagCTCCAGCCGCCGCGCGAGTTCCTCGACAAGCACGCCAGCCGCGACGAGCGGCGCGCCCGCTCCATGAAGATCCCCTTCTCCAACGAGAAGATCATCAACCTGCCGGTGGAGGAGTTCAACGAGCTGCTGGCCAAGCACCACCTCAGCGAGGCGCAGCTGGCGCTCATCCGCGACATCCGCCGGCGCGGCAAGAACAAGATGGCGGCGCAGAACTGCCGCAAGCGCAAGCTGGACACCATCCTCAACCTGGAGCACGGCGTGCAGGACCTGCGGCGCGACAAGGCGCGGCTGCTGAAGGAGAAGATGGAGTTCCTGCGCTCCATCCGGCAGATGAAGCAGAAGGTGCAGAGCCTCTACCAGGAGGTGTTCTCCCAGCTGCGGGACGAGCACGGGCGGCCGTACCCGGCCAGCGAGTACGCGCTGCAGTACGGCCCCGACGGGAGCGTGCTGGTCGTGCCGCGCAGCAGCCTGGCCGCCGCCGAGCAGAGCCGCAGCAAGCCGGACAAGAAGCAGAAGGACAAGAAGAAGTGA
- the nfe2l1b gene encoding endoplasmic reticulum membrane sensor NFE2L1b isoform X1, which produces MLYLKKYFTEGLIQFTILLSLIGVRVDVDTYLNNQLPPLREIILGPSSAYTQTQFHNLRNTLDGYGIHPKSVDLDHFFATRRLLNQVRSLDHLRVPTTEVSAWLVHRDPETVVSAAGQSSPSITLDNGGGLEDVNNPEASTMRGGSGASESTYSHGGEDSLGAVAPEDSQEQPSERENNNDDLTKEDIDLIDILWRQDIDLGAGREVFNYSSRLKESEAEKHNEDEKDGDDGGSSEEHPETWRNGLNLGEDQPLTPVDGETGESIPDQLPSLGTQTSLSLQECLRLLEATFPFGEESEFQSPAGTSELSDSSEEAPSTSQGLALLPVLPQAEPQLDLEQQWQDIMAIMELQVSPYQDMEVNSTAEGSYTSSQASSSSSGSSSGDRSGPLVGLDPARSNLINQDVSLHQASLPSCSQDFPTLFSPELDPAAALRPPSALLRLSSSNSSNVNSSFGATNLTGLFAPPPLNSTTNLTADPFSSLLEESMLDEISLLDLAMVEGFSQAQASQLEDELDSDSGLSLDSSHSPASPSNSETSCSSAASSSSTSATFSEEGAVGYSTDSEEAAGAEMEEGAVGGYQPEYSKLCRMSYQDPSQFGSLPQLDNVNHNHTYNLPLGSPSSYPDHHSPPPGSGGKKTGRDSKSLGNGHHHHHSKLQPPREFLDKHASRDERRARSMKIPFSNEKIINLPVEEFNELLAKHHLSEAQLALIRDIRRRGKNKMAAQNCRKRKLDTILNLEHGVQDLRRDKARLLKEKMEFLRSIRQMKQKVQSLYQEVFSQLRDEHGRPYPASEYALQYGPDGSVLVVPRSSLAAAEQSRSKPDKKQKDKKK; this is translated from the exons ATGCTTTACCTGAAAAAGTACTTCACAGAGGGCCTGATTCAGTTCACCATCCTACTGAGTCTCATTGGGGTGCGGGTGGACGTGGACACCTACCTGAACAATCAGCTGCCCCCACTGCGCGAGATCATCCTGGGCCCCAGCTCGGCCTACACCCAGACGCAGTTCCACAACCTCCGCAACACACTGGACGGCTATGGCATCCATCCCAAGAGTGTGGACCTGGATCACTTCTTCGCCACGCGCCGGCTGCTGAACCAGGTGCGCTCCCTGGATCACCTGCGCGTGCCCACCACCGAGGTCAGCGCCTGGCTGGTGCACCGCGACCCGGAGACGGTGGTGTCCGCTGCCGGCCAGTCGAGCCCCAGCATTACCCTGGACAATGGCGGCGGTCTGGAGGATGTGAACAACCCCGAGGCCTCCACCATGAGGGGGGGCAGCGGAGCGTCGGAGTCCACCTACAGCCACGGCGGAGAGGACAGCCTGGGAGCGGTGGCCCCCGAGGACAGCCAGGAGCAGCCGAGCGAGCGGGAGAACAACAACGATGACCTCACCAAGGAG GACATTGACCTGATCGACATCCTGTGGAGGCAAGACATTGACCTTGGCGCGGGGCGGGAGGTGTTCAACTACAGCAGCCGGCTGAAGGAGAGCGAGGCGGAGAAGCACAACGAGGACGAGAAGGACGGCGACGACGGCGGCAGCAGCGAGGAGCACCCCGAGACCTGGAGGAACGGCCTCAACCTGGGCGAGGACCAGCCGCTGACTCCAGTGGATGGCGAGACCGGCGAGAGCATACCTGACCAG CTCCCCAGCCTGGGCACTCagacctctctgtccctccaggAGTGCCTCAGACTTCTGGAGGCCACCTTCCCGTTCGGAGAAGAGTCGGAG TTCCAAAGCCCAGCTGGCACTTCCGAGCTGAGTGACTCGAGCGAGGAGGCCCCGTCCACCTCACAGGGCCTGGCCTTGCTGCCCGTCCTGCCTCAGGCCGAGCCGCAACTGGACTTGGAGCAGCAGTGGCAGGACATCATGGCCATCATGGAACTGCAGGTCAGTCCATATCAG GACATGGAAGTGAACAGCACGGCCGAGGGCTCGTACACCAGCAGCCAGGCTTCATctagcagcagtggcagcagtagTGGCGACCGATCGGGCCCCCTGGTCGGCTTGGACCCGGCGCGCTCCAACCTCATCAACCAGGACGTCAGCCTCCACCAGGCGTCCCTCCCCAGCTGCAGCCAGGACTTCCCCACGCTCTTCAGCCCGGAGCTGGACCCCGCCGCGGCGCTGCGCCCTCCGTCCGCGCTGCTCCGCCTGTCCTCCAGCAACTCGTCCAACGTCAACTCCAGCTTCGGCGCCACCAACCTGACGGGCCTGTTCGCGCCGCCGCCGCTCAACAGCACCACCAACCTCACGGCCGACCCGTTCAGCAGCCTGCTGGAGGAGTCCATGCTGGACGAGATCAGCCTGCTGGACCTGGCCATGGTGGAGGGCTTCAGCCAGGCGCAGGCGTCGCAGCTGGAGGACGAGCTGGACTCCGACTCGGGCCTGTCGCTGGACTCCAGCCACAGCCCGGCGTCGCCCAGCAACTCGGAGACCTCGTGCTCGTCGGCCGCCTCGTCCTCGTCCACGTCGGCGACGTTCTCCGAGGAGGGCGCGGTGGGCTACAGCACCGACTCGGAGGAGGCCGCCGGCGCCGAGATGGAGGAGGGCGCGGTGGGCGGCTACCAGCCCGAGTACAGCAAGCTGTGCCGCATGAGCTACCAGGACCCGTCGCAGTTCGGCAGCCTGCCCCAGCTGGACAACGTCAACCACAACCACACGTACAACCTGCCGCTGGGCTCGCCCTCGTCCTACCCCGACCACCACTCGCCGCCGCCCGGCTCGGGCGGCAAGAAGACGGGCCGCGACAGCAAGTCGCTCGGCaacggccaccaccaccaccactccaagCTCCAGCCGCCGCGCGAGTTCCTCGACAAGCACGCCAGCCGCGACGAGCGGCGCGCCCGCTCCATGAAGATCCCCTTCTCCAACGAGAAGATCATCAACCTGCCGGTGGAGGAGTTCAACGAGCTGCTGGCCAAGCACCACCTCAGCGAGGCGCAGCTGGCGCTCATCCGCGACATCCGCCGGCGCGGCAAGAACAAGATGGCGGCGCAGAACTGCCGCAAGCGCAAGCTGGACACCATCCTCAACCTGGAGCACGGCGTGCAGGACCTGCGGCGCGACAAGGCGCGGCTGCTGAAGGAGAAGATGGAGTTCCTGCGCTCCATCCGGCAGATGAAGCAGAAGGTGCAGAGCCTCTACCAGGAGGTGTTCTCCCAGCTGCGGGACGAGCACGGGCGGCCGTACCCGGCCAGCGAGTACGCGCTGCAGTACGGCCCCGACGGGAGCGTGCTGGTCGTGCCGCGCAGCAGCCTGGCCGCCGCCGAGCAGAGCCGCAGCAAGCCGGACAAGAAGCAGAAGGACAAGAAGAAGTGA
- the nfe2l1b gene encoding endoplasmic reticulum membrane sensor NFE2L1b isoform X2, producing MLYLKKYFTEGLIQFTILLSLIGVRVDVDTYLNNQLPPLREIILGPSSAYTQTQFHNLRNTLDGYGIHPKSVDLDHFFATRRLLNQVRSLDHLRVPTTEVSAWLVHRDPETVVSAAGQSSPSITLDNGGGLEDVNNPEASTMRGGSGASESTYSHGGEDSLGAVAPEDSQEQPSERENNNDDLTKEDIDLIDILWRQDIDLGAGREVFNYSSRLKESEAEKHNEDEKDGDDGGSSEEHPETWRNGLNLGEDQPLTPVDGETGESIPDQLPSLGTQTSLSLQECLRLLEATFPFGEESEFQSPAGTSELSDSSEEAPSTSQGLALLPVLPQAEPQLDLEQQWQDIMAIMELQDMEVNSTAEGSYTSSQASSSSSGSSSGDRSGPLVGLDPARSNLINQDVSLHQASLPSCSQDFPTLFSPELDPAAALRPPSALLRLSSSNSSNVNSSFGATNLTGLFAPPPLNSTTNLTADPFSSLLEESMLDEISLLDLAMVEGFSQAQASQLEDELDSDSGLSLDSSHSPASPSNSETSCSSAASSSSTSATFSEEGAVGYSTDSEEAAGAEMEEGAVGGYQPEYSKLCRMSYQDPSQFGSLPQLDNVNHNHTYNLPLGSPSSYPDHHSPPPGSGGKKTGRDSKSLGNGHHHHHSKLQPPREFLDKHASRDERRARSMKIPFSNEKIINLPVEEFNELLAKHHLSEAQLALIRDIRRRGKNKMAAQNCRKRKLDTILNLEHGVQDLRRDKARLLKEKMEFLRSIRQMKQKVQSLYQEVFSQLRDEHGRPYPASEYALQYGPDGSVLVVPRSSLAAAEQSRSKPDKKQKDKKK from the exons ATGCTTTACCTGAAAAAGTACTTCACAGAGGGCCTGATTCAGTTCACCATCCTACTGAGTCTCATTGGGGTGCGGGTGGACGTGGACACCTACCTGAACAATCAGCTGCCCCCACTGCGCGAGATCATCCTGGGCCCCAGCTCGGCCTACACCCAGACGCAGTTCCACAACCTCCGCAACACACTGGACGGCTATGGCATCCATCCCAAGAGTGTGGACCTGGATCACTTCTTCGCCACGCGCCGGCTGCTGAACCAGGTGCGCTCCCTGGATCACCTGCGCGTGCCCACCACCGAGGTCAGCGCCTGGCTGGTGCACCGCGACCCGGAGACGGTGGTGTCCGCTGCCGGCCAGTCGAGCCCCAGCATTACCCTGGACAATGGCGGCGGTCTGGAGGATGTGAACAACCCCGAGGCCTCCACCATGAGGGGGGGCAGCGGAGCGTCGGAGTCCACCTACAGCCACGGCGGAGAGGACAGCCTGGGAGCGGTGGCCCCCGAGGACAGCCAGGAGCAGCCGAGCGAGCGGGAGAACAACAACGATGACCTCACCAAGGAG GACATTGACCTGATCGACATCCTGTGGAGGCAAGACATTGACCTTGGCGCGGGGCGGGAGGTGTTCAACTACAGCAGCCGGCTGAAGGAGAGCGAGGCGGAGAAGCACAACGAGGACGAGAAGGACGGCGACGACGGCGGCAGCAGCGAGGAGCACCCCGAGACCTGGAGGAACGGCCTCAACCTGGGCGAGGACCAGCCGCTGACTCCAGTGGATGGCGAGACCGGCGAGAGCATACCTGACCAG CTCCCCAGCCTGGGCACTCagacctctctgtccctccaggAGTGCCTCAGACTTCTGGAGGCCACCTTCCCGTTCGGAGAAGAGTCGGAG TTCCAAAGCCCAGCTGGCACTTCCGAGCTGAGTGACTCGAGCGAGGAGGCCCCGTCCACCTCACAGGGCCTGGCCTTGCTGCCCGTCCTGCCTCAGGCCGAGCCGCAACTGGACTTGGAGCAGCAGTGGCAGGACATCATGGCCATCATGGAACTGCAG GACATGGAAGTGAACAGCACGGCCGAGGGCTCGTACACCAGCAGCCAGGCTTCATctagcagcagtggcagcagtagTGGCGACCGATCGGGCCCCCTGGTCGGCTTGGACCCGGCGCGCTCCAACCTCATCAACCAGGACGTCAGCCTCCACCAGGCGTCCCTCCCCAGCTGCAGCCAGGACTTCCCCACGCTCTTCAGCCCGGAGCTGGACCCCGCCGCGGCGCTGCGCCCTCCGTCCGCGCTGCTCCGCCTGTCCTCCAGCAACTCGTCCAACGTCAACTCCAGCTTCGGCGCCACCAACCTGACGGGCCTGTTCGCGCCGCCGCCGCTCAACAGCACCACCAACCTCACGGCCGACCCGTTCAGCAGCCTGCTGGAGGAGTCCATGCTGGACGAGATCAGCCTGCTGGACCTGGCCATGGTGGAGGGCTTCAGCCAGGCGCAGGCGTCGCAGCTGGAGGACGAGCTGGACTCCGACTCGGGCCTGTCGCTGGACTCCAGCCACAGCCCGGCGTCGCCCAGCAACTCGGAGACCTCGTGCTCGTCGGCCGCCTCGTCCTCGTCCACGTCGGCGACGTTCTCCGAGGAGGGCGCGGTGGGCTACAGCACCGACTCGGAGGAGGCCGCCGGCGCCGAGATGGAGGAGGGCGCGGTGGGCGGCTACCAGCCCGAGTACAGCAAGCTGTGCCGCATGAGCTACCAGGACCCGTCGCAGTTCGGCAGCCTGCCCCAGCTGGACAACGTCAACCACAACCACACGTACAACCTGCCGCTGGGCTCGCCCTCGTCCTACCCCGACCACCACTCGCCGCCGCCCGGCTCGGGCGGCAAGAAGACGGGCCGCGACAGCAAGTCGCTCGGCaacggccaccaccaccaccactccaagCTCCAGCCGCCGCGCGAGTTCCTCGACAAGCACGCCAGCCGCGACGAGCGGCGCGCCCGCTCCATGAAGATCCCCTTCTCCAACGAGAAGATCATCAACCTGCCGGTGGAGGAGTTCAACGAGCTGCTGGCCAAGCACCACCTCAGCGAGGCGCAGCTGGCGCTCATCCGCGACATCCGCCGGCGCGGCAAGAACAAGATGGCGGCGCAGAACTGCCGCAAGCGCAAGCTGGACACCATCCTCAACCTGGAGCACGGCGTGCAGGACCTGCGGCGCGACAAGGCGCGGCTGCTGAAGGAGAAGATGGAGTTCCTGCGCTCCATCCGGCAGATGAAGCAGAAGGTGCAGAGCCTCTACCAGGAGGTGTTCTCCCAGCTGCGGGACGAGCACGGGCGGCCGTACCCGGCCAGCGAGTACGCGCTGCAGTACGGCCCCGACGGGAGCGTGCTGGTCGTGCCGCGCAGCAGCCTGGCCGCCGCCGAGCAGAGCCGCAGCAAGCCGGACAAGAAGCAGAAGGACAAGAAGAAGTGA